The sequence ATAGCAATGATGTTAGTTGTTAATGATAATCTAATTGGATAATGCTAGACCTAATCAAAACGTTAAAAACATTTTCTAACTCATTTGTAACTAGTTAAACTATATCTTCTGATCTACATATATATTGATCACATAACATTAAATTTGACCACAAGACCAAACTACATAGTACATGTGATATATCAATTCCTCATCATTTTCACTGCAAGTTCTTCAAGCTCACCCAAATCACTTTCAGAAAGTCTCTTCTTATAGAACCCATGATCATAACCATGATCATTTCTGCTCCGAATCTCGTGAATCGACATCCGTTCATTGATGTTATCCATCGACTCCATCGAACTTTGTGGGGATGTGTTGATGTTCATAAAATTTGCAGCATTCATGTAATTTTGATATACCATTGCACCAGCCATGTTTTGAGCCCATTGACTTTCTAGGTTTCTTGAATTCATGTACCCTTGTCCCATTTGAGCTTTAACTTGCATCAATTGTGCTTGTAAACACGAAACCTAAATTAACATTCATTAAGCTGGTCAGATATACATTAAATATTGTAAGTAATCATAATTCATGAATAAATATTGTAAGTAATCATAATTCATGAATGATAAAAACAGAGAATTTGATAACTTCtggaattataaaaaaaaaaaaaaagtataaagTTTTTGCTGTTTAGGCTACCCTGGAAGCTAGTAATCCGACCGCATACTCTCATGTAGAAAGCCCAGAAGGATCACGCGACACGCCCGCCTAGATGTTTCCAACCCGTCCCTTctcatatattaattttttttactagAGTTATAAATGGATTTGGGGTTTGAATTTCAGACCTTTAGTGAATATACATGACCTCAACCAATAGACTATTTTGAACCGTGTAATATAAAATTGGGAACCGATATATCATGTGTGAAACGAATATTGCATACACCTTTTACAATTATTACTGTATACCCATctcttaaaatatatctatataaagTCAAGAATATTCAATCTGTCTTTAAAATTGTTGAAAAATGAATGAACTCGTACATAATTAGCTTTATATGTACGGGTGGCATTTATATGTGCAGTTAACTACTCATATAACCTTCTGTTTTTGGGTAAAATTTATGAAAAAAAACCCTTTAACGTACACTTCAACATTTTAATACCTGTTGTTGTAAGGCAAAGATATGTGCAACACATCCATAAACAGGATCTTTGATCCTAGCTTGAGCTTCATAAGTAATGGTGACAACTGCCTCACAACGGTCAGACACCGCCACTTGATGCAACAATTTCGACACATTACTTGCACCAAACACCTTATGAATGGCTGCAAACCGAGCCGGCCCTTGTTCCGAACAAAAGTAAGGTGCAAAAATACAATCACTAGTGCATTTTCGTCTAAGAAACTTGCATGCACCACAAGGTGAACCTGTTCCTGGTGTGGTTGCCATAAAAACTTACCCTTGTTAAGATGGTTAACTCAACTAAAGGTGCACACGAGTGGGTTAGAAAATGGTGAAAAAATAAGGTTATTTAAAGGTGGGAATTGAGACAAAGAAGGATTGTATGTAGGGTTGTAAAGAGACAAGTAGTAATGGTTGATCCAAATTTGGAATTGATTGTTTAATGTTTATACTATTCAAATTTGAGTATTTAATGTCCTTGCATACCTTTTGTTTTGGCTGTTGGATGTGAATGTAACCAGCCAAGTTTGTAAGATTTGGTTAAAAAAAGTTACCAAATTTGTAagatttggtaaaaaaaaaaaatagttattgACTTGAGTTGACTagttatatatttcatatatatatatatatatatatatatatatatatatatatatatatatatatatatatattagtttataacccgcgcattCGCGGGTATTTTAACATACATAATtctaaaaatatattcttgataagttatttatttatttatgttaataatataagtAAGAGTAGTGCAATATGTAGGAAATGTTTAAACACCGAGATCGTGTACACGTGTACATCATAAACGTAAACTTAAAAATCCTAAACAATTGGAGTGAAAGTAAATAAAAATTGTAAAAGTATGCACATCGTGAGCACGACCGTAACTGTTCATGGGATTATTGCTTTTAAATTGTAACAAACCAAAATCCGACCAAACGACCATCACACTTATGAATCAAAGCTGCTCCATACGCAGAATTTTAAAGCATACAATTCCTTCTTATATGTTCCTCGTAGGTGTCTCAAAAATAACTATATACGGCAGCTATTCACTCTTTCGCTTGTTATGGACACTGTTTGGGGTCCCATAAATCAGATGTTGAACCTGCATTGCTAGACACAACCACATCAGGCACATGTATAATTGCCCAAgaccaaggttgaaaaagacgcgagacggggccgaaacggtagcgacctcaaaacgtcgtaacggaaaaaacggggccgagatggggtcgaaacggatgttgactaatgttgacttttatatatataaatatatatttacacatattatagagctaaaaaaccttcgttgacaagtttgtacctataattgctattagcgttaatataatacaaaatggaatactaaactaagtcaattttgattgatttgaccgacttatgactgATTTTAACAGAATATCTGACTTTTGatcggcgttgacccaatttttcctgcatttgacctgacttttgaccgttgaccggcttataataAAACGGGACgaggtcgaaacggtttagtcaccaaatTGCGGCGTCGAAACGGaagcaacggacgccgtttacaacagtgcccAAGACAATCAAAATTCGTTAATATATTATGTCACAAAAATGTCTGCATAATTTTATTTTGGTTAAACTATCTGAATTTGTAATTTTATTATAAATGGCACCTTGTTTGATGTCATTGTCACATAATAGTCAGTCTTAATATCGTAAACATGATCCTTGACTAAAAGCTATGTATCAACAACAGAAGAGAGTGTATCTTACTttgtataacttatatatatttgttactCCTAATGATATCATACTCATAATTTTTTCTTATATGGTAAAAGAGATGATTGAAAAGAAGCTAATGGTACCAAGCTAAAAATCATTCGACGAATAAAGCCAAATTTTGTCTTGGCAACAGATCACAAATTTGTTTGATGCGTCATACACATTTGTGCAAATGTCTAACCCCTTAAACTCATTTGACTCGCTAACCTCTTAACCAAATTATTGTTCTATTTAGTAAGTTTGCTATGTGTTCATACTAACAGTGAATTGAAGACACTACCTTCTATAAGATAGAGTACTCTACTTAATATTAACTTTATCCCACTGATTTATTTGTTATGAGTTATATATCTAAAGATAGAACTGAAAAACGGAAAAAGGAATGGTGATTACCATTGCTTTCTTGTATTTGAATAATTGGAATAATAAAAGCATATGATCATTTGTAAAAGGTCCCCATGAACTTACCAACAGTTCCAATTCAACGAAGAAAAACATATACCGTGTATTAttactttgaaatataaattacTCACCTGGTTATAAAGTGGATGATCGCCCATCGCTTCTACAAGATGCTAATCCCGAGGTCGGTGATTTCTTTTCACAGGTTGCTCAGCGTTTAGTGTTGCATTAATTAAATTTAAATCTGCCCGTTGATAATGCGTAACTGTCAGAAAATTTTATTGTAAGAGAGTACTTTATCCAATTTGTAAGCTTATAAAGATCCaactaataaacaaactttatttcTCTAACATTGTCCACACAAAAGACCAAATATGTAGGCTTTATATGTCCTTAATCTAAATGTATCACTTAGAGCTGCAAAAATTATATAAAGGTCATATCATCTCATACTATAATAATAGCCTGAAAAACATATGGGTTACTATGATTTGGGTaatgggtaaaaaaaaaaaaatacttgctTTGTTAAAATTGAAAAATGTCGAGTCTGAGTTGGGGTGATTCACAAGTCCATAACGTCttgtgaagaaaaaaaaaaaaaaatatatatatatatatatatatatatatatatatatatatatataaccaaatatGACATACAAAAATCTAATATTGCAACAATAACTTGCAGCCTTAAATCAATCGAGTTATAAGGTTGTAGGTGGTAAAACTAAGCACATTCAACCCGTTGATTGATTTGTCCTTTATCTGATAATTTTACGTATCATTCGAGATAAATAACCCAAATCAACTCAGAGTATTAACAAATCAGAATCACACATTTGATATATAAAATAGCAAAGTAAGCCAGTTTGTTTGATATTAAATGAACTACCATCCTAATTAAACTGGTTAATTTTTCTTTACTTGCAGTTAGAACATGAACCCACAATATTTAAGTTACTAAATTGATTTCGTTCTAATCTTAATCAGCAGAATcatgatattttattaatttattaaggATGCTCTGAGAGAAAAATACAAACATTATCCACTTTTGGTTCATGTTTAGAACTTAGAAGTAACAACTGATTATGAATATCAAAGGCATACCTTATGTACATGAACCATAGGACAAATACATTACTCTGTAAGTGACTATATAAAGGAATTGTGCTTTATATGACATTCACTTATATGACATTATATGACATTATACAAAACCACCAAACCTGATTTTTTGAACTTTATATGACATTCACTTATATGTCAGATTCACTAATTCTGATAACATTATACAAAACCTGTGAAcatcaaaccataacttttatgatCAAATCCACAAAATTATAGCACTTGCAATAATAGTAATAAGCATATATTTATAAAACATAAATACATAAGTAGTTTAAATAGATATTAAGAATACTTTAAAtcaagtaatattaataacaaatattaatCAACTAATAGTATATGACTACACACCTAACAAAATAGCAAGTTCATGATACATAGATTTTCTTTCTTGTTTTCAGGATTTTAAAAAAGATCAAACCTTTTTATTCCTTGATAGGATTTCATAACAGCTTATCGAACGATTATACCCTTCTGTTGAGTGACAAAAACAACTTAACAAATTTGATCTGCAACAAAACCAAATCGATTCCCAAACAATAGTACCAAATAATAAATAGAATCAAAATCAAATTTGATAATACATGCTTGCAATACCAATAAGCGATTTTAACTTCTTGAAATCCAAATGATAACTCATGATCTGGACCATAAATATTGACGGTTAAATGTGATTGATCGATGTTTTGTTGACATCATTTGATGAATAGCATTCGATTTCATCAACTGAAAGCCTGCGAATTTGATCGATGAATCGAAATAATAAAATTGTGTGTGACGGTTTAGGGTTTACTGCCCTAATATAACGCAATTGTTTCCCTAATTTAGcggtatattttttttattcgtaTTATTAAGGGCAAGTGAGTAATTAAGAACCTTAACAGCCAGGGGTGAAAGGAGAGAGAAACAATATGTGTGAGAGAGAAACACTTAGAGAGAGAAACAACAATACGTTCGAATACCCACCGAGGAGAGACGACGACGACAAGTATGGATGGAAGAAACAACGAGGGGCACGAAGAGGGAACTACTACAGAGATCGTCCGATGGGAATTAATCTACCTACAATCACATCGTTCATGTTTTACAATTTTCCGGAAACATGGGGAATCTCAGAACTATGGAAGGTATTTAACAAGTGGGGATACGTTAAAGATGTGTACATCGCCAGGAAACGTTTGCTAAATGGGCATCGATTCGGATTCGTGAGATATGAAGATGTAAAGAACGTGGATGCAATGCTATCGCAACTTAATAGAGTACAACTATTAGGATGGGGACTTAGGGCATTCAAGGCAAGAGAAAGGAATGTGAAAACTGCTCACAGTCAAACGAGTTTCAACAAATATGGTCGCAGAAACGATACAAAAACAATGAAGGATGAAGTTGTATGGAAGATGAATATCTCAAAAAACAACAAAGGAAACCCAACTGTATGGAAGGAGGTACCAAAGGTCAACAACGAAAACAACCATACCACAAAAATCAACCCTGATCCTACCCCTACAGAAGCATTCAAAACAAACCCTAACCACAATCACACAAACCCTAACCACAATcacacaaaccctaaccaaaatcacacaAACCCTAATCAAAACCACACTCACGAAAACCACTCACACAAAACCTGTACCAACAAAGACAGAAACGAGGACCATAACAATACCACACTTTACCGATCTTTTACAATTGAAGATAATGGGGATAACAGCAGCGTTCTAACTCATTCACTGGTTGGAGAGGTAGTTAATTATAATATTCTGCAACAATTTAAAAGAATATGCGATGTGGAAGGACTCGATAATGCACACATCAAATACATTGGTGGGCTTAATGTCATTATGATGTTTGATAATGAGGCGACATGTGATAATATTTTAGGAAACGAACATCACAGTATCAGAAGATGGATCAACAATTTGAGAAAATGGGATAACTCATATGTGTACCATGGTAGACTAACGTGGATTGAGATATATGGCGTCCCTGTACCAATATGGAACGAGAATACATTTACTAGAATTAGTACACTATGGGGTAGTGTATCGGAATTAGAAAACTGCCATTTTGAGGGTGACCAAAACCTAACCCATGGGCGGGTACTTCTTAATGTTGATCAACCTGAGCCTATCAACGACTCAGTTTTAATCCATCATGGAAACTTGGATTTCTTTGTTCATGCTTTTGAAGATACACGTAATATCATCAAGTTGGAATTGGAGGAGCATAAATCAGATGAGATGGAAAACAAGTCGGTCAATTCAAGAGGCTCGGATAACATGGAAGAGGATGATCCATTCTCTTCCGATGACGAATCCCAACCCGGAAAAAATCCGGCCAATTCTCCGGTCATCTCGCCGGCAAACAAGACGGAATCATTAAGAGTGGAAACCGAGGAGTCCTTCACACAAGTTCCAAAAACCAATACGAGTCCCAAAAACCCTAGTAACGAGGCCAGTAATGGAAATAACGACTCAAATTCCTTTGTCCAAGATACGCATGAAAAAAGTAATGATCACGTGGCACCCAAAATATCTAGGATGTCGAATTGCCTGGATAATAACACCAACAACTCAGTTTCTACCGGGCCTACATGTTCTGGGCCTACAACTCATAAAATAAACGACCCAGCAAGAGAAAAATTTTTAAAGGGTATTGAGCTTGGATTAAAATTATTTGGGCCCAAAACTCACGAACCTGAAACCAACTTATGGAACAAAGAAACTAATGGGAGCCCAGAACAAATAGCCCATCTCGTCCAAGGGTTTAAATCCTCAATCAACACCAGTAGCCAGAATAGAAAACAAATCTCGTGCAAATCACCAACGAAGGAGAACAGTGATTCAAGAGGGTGTTCCAGATGGCACAAGGTATGTAAATGGCAGGCTTCTTCTCGAATAAATTATGCCAAAAGAATCGCTAGAGAAAGAAAAACGATGTATAAAGTGAGCGGTTCTAAACGTCATCACTCACCTTCAATTTGTGAGTTGATCCAGACCAAATCAAAGAAAGTACGCTCCAAAGAAAATTCCAAGCAAGAAGAATCTGAAGCTAGCGTTAATCTATGCGATTTTGCTAGGCTCCTTGGGTTCAAAATTAATCAGGAGGCCTAACTTAATTCACCTAGATGTCGTGTTTCGTGATATTACTATTGTGTATAATGAAGATTCTTTCGGTAAATATTCGCGGATTCAATCAGGATGGTAAACAAGAGTGGTTCAAAAGAATAATTCGTGAATCCAATCCAATTGTAGTGACAGTACAGGAGACTAAACGCAAGACCTTCAGTGATCGATGGGTTGAAAATATTTGGGGCTCTCAACATGTCAAATATGCTGTTAAGGAATGTGTTGGTAGATCTGGGGGACTATTAACGATTTGGGATGCAAGTATCTTCCATGTTGATCAAGCTGTAGCTGGTGACTTCTACGTAGCCGTCAAAGGTACACTTGTCAATTATGATTCTGAAGTAGTTATTGTTAACGTGTATGGACCCCATAGTGATGCGAAAAAAAAGAAGTTTTGGGAGAGTTTAAACGAACTTTTGTTATTCGATATGGATAATTGGGTTATTTGTGGGGATTTTAACGAAGTTAGGAGCGCGAATGAACGAGAAAACACCAACTTTATTTCTAGACGAGCCTCCAAGTTCAACAAATTTATTAACGATAATGGGCTAATTGAAATCCCTTTAACGGGTCGCAAGTTCACAAGAATCAGCGACGATGGTCTTCG comes from Rutidosis leptorrhynchoides isolate AG116_Rl617_1_P2 chromosome 4, CSIRO_AGI_Rlap_v1, whole genome shotgun sequence and encodes:
- the LOC139844149 gene encoding LOB domain-containing protein 16-like encodes the protein MATTPGTGSPCGACKFLRRKCTSDCIFAPYFCSEQGPARFAAIHKVFGASNVSKLLHQVAVSDRCEAVVTITYEAQARIKDPVYGCVAHIFALQQQVSCLQAQLMQVKAQMGQGYMNSRNLESQWAQNMAGAMVYQNYMNAANFMNINTSPQSSMESMDNINERMSIHEIRSRNDHGYDHGFYKKRLSESDLGELEELAVKMMRN